A window of the Streptomyces albireticuli genome harbors these coding sequences:
- a CDS encoding endo-alpha-N-acetylgalactosaminidase family protein, translated as MVARTALAGLGAALTGNLTGTTGTAHAAAPPEAVLRSTELDVRVDTTFPRVISYTDRTTGAVLHAQEDPVTSVRIGDTEHTPRVTSTVAGTGDRATYTLTLDGGTRLDIEIHVDGPRLHWRVTRITDTPTLRVGTLDIPGLALLSVRSTQPGAELLAARIQLDKAKNGDTHIRPTPGTPPDPAPVGCAYAVVATGELAAAVETNSVHDRPDPSSTWENGRLRRQTLARNGYTKAQLTCGPWTHRAATAPLDDTEPLPHATVIVTRDRNGDGRADWQDAAIALRDIMTDPLGADEQHLRVVPHIPFNFASQATNPFLATLDDIKRIALATDGLRQFTLLKGYQSEGHDSAHPDYGGNYNTRAGGLTDLNTLLRLGKRWNSDFAVHVNTTESYPVAHAFSETLVDKNDRQWDWLDQSYRIDARRDLVSGDIARRFRQLRQETDPALDTLYIDVFRESGWNSDRLQRALREQGWRITTEWGHGLERSSLWAHWANETDYGPDTSRGINSRLIRFVRHHQKDVFADKWPLLGHARLGTFSGWQGKTDWNAFHRLLWTENLPAKYLQAFPITTWTEHTVTFAGPTRTAVTDAGGTRRITTDGRVVYEAGRYLLPWEPRTATDPAKLYHYNPDGGRTTWTLPRGWSGRRAVTLHRLTDQGRADTREVPVRGGEITLDAEAGQPYVLTRGTMRRLPDPAWGEGTPLRDPGFHSGTLDAWHVTGPATVARSPLGDSELVIGPGAAATVGQRLARLRPGTYAASVQVEVGATAGERRRAGLEVRTADGVTAANWTDTSTAVNHMAADRKHGSRFQRMFTWFTVPPGGGPVTLTLTAAAGRPRVRFDALRVVPGRRAALAGALHFEDFEHVPQGWGPFVKGDAGGTTDPRTHLAQRHAPYTQRGWNGKAVDDVIDGGQSLKSRGENTGLVYRTLPHTVRFLPGRRYRVSFRYENEAAGQYAWVTAADAPDARELHRAALPEAREPATFVYEFTAPGEGGGEAWVGLRKVGESGTAEFVLDGFTVWEVGA; from the coding sequence ATGGTCGCCCGCACCGCCCTCGCGGGCCTCGGCGCCGCCCTGACCGGCAACCTCACCGGCACCACCGGCACCGCCCACGCCGCCGCACCCCCGGAAGCCGTGCTCCGCTCCACCGAACTCGACGTACGCGTCGACACCACCTTCCCCCGCGTCATCTCCTACACCGACCGCACCACCGGCGCCGTACTCCACGCCCAGGAAGACCCCGTCACCTCGGTGCGCATCGGCGACACCGAGCACACCCCCCGGGTCACCTCCACCGTCGCCGGCACCGGCGACCGGGCCACCTACACCCTCACCCTCGACGGCGGCACCCGCCTCGACATCGAGATCCACGTCGACGGCCCACGCCTCCACTGGCGCGTCACCCGCATCACCGACACCCCCACCCTCCGCGTCGGCACCCTCGACATCCCCGGCCTCGCCCTCCTCAGCGTCCGCAGCACCCAGCCCGGCGCCGAACTCCTCGCCGCCCGGATCCAGCTCGACAAGGCCAAGAACGGCGACACCCACATACGCCCCACCCCCGGCACACCCCCCGACCCGGCACCCGTCGGCTGCGCCTACGCCGTCGTCGCCACCGGAGAACTCGCCGCCGCCGTCGAGACCAACAGCGTCCACGACCGGCCCGACCCGAGCAGCACCTGGGAGAACGGCCGCCTCCGCCGCCAGACCCTCGCCCGCAACGGCTACACCAAGGCCCAGCTCACCTGCGGCCCCTGGACCCACCGCGCCGCCACCGCCCCGCTCGACGACACCGAGCCCCTGCCCCACGCCACCGTCATCGTCACCCGCGACCGCAACGGCGACGGCCGGGCCGACTGGCAGGACGCCGCCATCGCCCTCCGCGACATCATGACCGACCCCCTCGGCGCCGACGAACAACACCTCAGGGTCGTCCCCCACATCCCCTTCAACTTCGCCAGCCAGGCCACCAACCCCTTCCTCGCCACCCTCGACGACATCAAGCGCATCGCCCTCGCCACCGACGGACTCCGCCAGTTCACCCTCCTCAAGGGCTACCAGTCCGAGGGCCACGACTCCGCCCACCCCGACTACGGCGGCAACTACAACACCCGCGCCGGCGGCCTCACCGACCTCAACACCCTGCTGCGCCTCGGCAAGCGCTGGAACAGCGACTTCGCCGTCCACGTCAACACCACCGAGTCGTACCCGGTCGCCCACGCCTTCTCCGAGACCCTCGTGGACAAGAACGACCGCCAATGGGACTGGCTCGACCAGTCGTACCGCATCGACGCCCGCCGCGACCTGGTCTCCGGCGACATCGCCCGCCGCTTCCGGCAACTGCGCCAGGAGACCGACCCGGCCCTCGACACCCTCTACATCGACGTCTTCCGCGAATCCGGCTGGAACTCCGACCGGCTTCAGCGCGCCCTGCGCGAACAGGGCTGGCGGATCACCACCGAATGGGGACACGGCCTGGAGAGATCCAGCCTGTGGGCCCACTGGGCCAACGAGACCGACTACGGACCCGACACCTCACGCGGCATCAACTCCCGCCTCATCCGCTTCGTCCGCCACCACCAGAAGGACGTCTTCGCCGACAAATGGCCCCTTCTCGGCCACGCGCGGCTCGGCACCTTCTCGGGCTGGCAGGGAAAGACCGACTGGAACGCCTTCCACCGCCTGCTGTGGACCGAGAACCTCCCCGCCAAATACCTCCAGGCCTTCCCCATCACCACCTGGACCGAACACACCGTCACCTTCGCCGGCCCCACCCGGACCGCCGTCACCGACGCCGGCGGCACCCGCCGCATCACCACCGACGGCCGCGTCGTCTACGAGGCCGGGCGCTACCTCCTGCCCTGGGAACCCCGCACCGCCACCGACCCGGCCAAGCTCTACCACTACAACCCCGACGGCGGCCGCACCACCTGGACCCTGCCCCGAGGCTGGTCCGGACGGCGCGCCGTCACCCTCCACCGCCTCACCGACCAGGGCCGCGCCGACACCCGCGAGGTGCCCGTACGCGGCGGCGAGATCACCCTCGACGCCGAGGCCGGACAGCCCTACGTCCTCACCCGCGGCACTATGCGCCGCCTCCCCGACCCCGCCTGGGGCGAGGGCACCCCGCTGCGCGACCCCGGCTTCCACTCCGGCACCCTCGACGCCTGGCACGTCACCGGCCCCGCCACCGTCGCCCGCAGTCCCCTCGGCGACAGCGAACTCGTCATCGGCCCCGGCGCGGCGGCCACCGTCGGCCAGCGGCTCGCCCGCCTGAGACCCGGCACCTACGCCGCGTCCGTCCAGGTCGAGGTCGGCGCCACCGCGGGGGAGCGGCGCCGGGCCGGCCTGGAGGTCCGTACCGCCGACGGCGTCACCGCCGCCAACTGGACCGACACCTCCACCGCCGTCAACCACATGGCCGCGGACCGCAAACACGGCAGCCGCTTCCAGCGCATGTTCACCTGGTTCACCGTGCCGCCCGGCGGCGGGCCCGTCACCCTGACGCTCACCGCGGCGGCCGGCCGGCCGCGCGTCCGCTTCGACGCCCTGCGCGTCGTCCCCGGCCGCCGGGCCGCGCTCGCCGGAGCCCTCCACTTCGAGGACTTCGAGCACGTGCCCCAGGGCTGGGGCCCCTTCGTCAAGGGCGACGCCGGCGGCACGACGGACCCGCGCACCCACCTCGCCCAGCGGCACGCGCCGTACACCCAGCGCGGCTGGAACGGCAAGGCCGTCGACGACGTCATCGACGGCGGCCAGTCCCTCAAGTCACGCGGCGAGAACACGGGCCTCGTCTACCGCACCCTGCCCCACACCGTCCGCTTCCTCCCCGGCCGCCGCTACCGCGTCTCCTTCCGCTACGAGAACGAGGCGGCCGGCCAGTACGCCTGGGTCACCGCGGCCGACGCTCCCGACGCGCGTGAACTCCACCGCGCGGCGTTGCCGGAGGCGCGTGAACCGGCCACGTTCGTGTACGAGTTCACGGCGCCGGGGGAGGGGGGCGGGGAGGCGTGGGTGGGGTTGCGGAAGGTGGGGGAGAGCGGGACGGCGGAGTTCGTGCTGGACGGGTTCACGGTGTGGGAGGTGGGGGCGTAG
- a CDS encoding helix-turn-helix transcriptional regulator, which translates to MFRTWMRYFTPAPVHHRLGLVCLGVGLQHGALPAVGPRTLDHHVAVVISAGSGWLRTPDGRTHTVTAPALLWLTPGIPHHYGAAPGRGWDESFVDFTGPAVTAYTELGCIEPHRPLVPLTDTTAARAAVHRIARAARHGNPLLEIETSAAVHELLVALRHARTGPHGTGPAADPVLQALARDAFLPLSVAQHAARHGMTPAELRAAVRRGAGCSPKDYLLGIRLGRAKELLAATELPVAAVARRVGYDDPAYFSRLFTRRVGTAPVRFRARQGAAVPGGWSHRIPDPDHPPVIGPRTSA; encoded by the coding sequence GTGTTCCGCACCTGGATGCGCTACTTCACCCCCGCCCCCGTCCACCACCGCCTCGGCCTCGTCTGCCTCGGCGTCGGCCTCCAGCACGGCGCCCTCCCCGCCGTCGGCCCCCGCACCCTCGACCACCACGTCGCCGTCGTCATCAGCGCGGGCAGCGGCTGGCTGCGCACCCCCGACGGACGTACGCACACCGTCACCGCCCCCGCGCTCCTCTGGCTCACCCCGGGCATCCCCCACCACTACGGCGCCGCCCCCGGCCGGGGCTGGGACGAGAGCTTCGTCGACTTCACCGGGCCCGCCGTCACCGCCTACACCGAGCTCGGCTGCATCGAACCCCACCGCCCCCTCGTCCCCCTCACCGACACCACCGCCGCCCGCGCCGCCGTCCACCGCATCGCCCGCGCCGCCCGGCACGGCAACCCCCTCCTGGAGATCGAGACCTCCGCCGCCGTGCACGAACTCCTCGTCGCCCTGCGCCACGCCCGCACCGGCCCGCACGGCACCGGCCCGGCCGCCGACCCCGTGCTCCAGGCCCTCGCCCGCGACGCCTTCCTGCCGCTCTCCGTCGCCCAGCACGCCGCCCGCCACGGCATGACCCCGGCCGAACTGCGCGCCGCCGTGCGCCGGGGCGCCGGATGCAGCCCCAAGGACTACCTCCTCGGCATCCGCCTCGGCCGCGCCAAGGAACTCCTCGCCGCCACCGAGCTGCCCGTCGCCGCCGTCGCCCGCCGCGTCGGCTACGACGACCCCGCCTACTTCAGCCGCCTCTTCACCCGCCGCGTCGGCACCGCCCCCGTCCGCTTCCGCGCCCGCCAGGGCGCCGCCGTCCCCGGCGGCTGGAGCCACCGGATCCCCGATCCGGACCACCCTCCGGTCATCGGACCTCGCACTTCCGCATAG
- a CDS encoding chorismate mutase — translation MSNSANDESVTAELTRLRDSIDNIDAAVIHMLAERFKCTQQVGHLKAAHKLPPADPARESRQIARLRELAENAKLDPAFAEKFLNFIIAEVIRHHETIARA, via the coding sequence ATGAGCAACAGTGCCAACGACGAGTCCGTGACGGCCGAGCTGACCCGACTGCGCGACAGCATCGACAACATCGACGCCGCAGTGATCCACATGCTCGCCGAGCGTTTCAAATGCACCCAGCAGGTCGGCCACCTCAAGGCCGCGCACAAGCTGCCCCCCGCCGACCCCGCCCGTGAGTCCCGCCAGATCGCCCGGCTGCGCGAACTCGCGGAGAACGCCAAGCTGGACCCGGCGTTCGCGGAGAAGTTCCTCAACTTCATCATCGCCGAGGTCATCCGCCACCACGAGACGATCGCCCGCGCGTAG
- the pepN gene encoding aminopeptidase N, which produces MPVLTREEAQTRALLLDIHRYEVDLDLTRGDELFGSTTVIHFTARQAGDTFVELRPAALHRATLDGRPLDPAALDDNRLPLTGLTPGTHELRVEADMRYSRTGEGMHRFTDPADGETYLYTQAFLEDVQRVFAAFDQPDLKAVLDATVTAPPAWTVLGNAVAERVGDPAEGRWRLATTQPLSTYFIAFAAGPWHSVRTEHAGLPFALHCRRSLAAHLDADAEEILDITRRCFDRYHEIFDEPYPFDSYDQAFVPEFNAGAMENPGLVTFRDEFVFHSAVTDTERQTRGVVIAHEMAHMWFGDLVTLRWWDDIWLNESFAEYMGYQVLSEATRFTGTWTDFAVARKGWGYDADQRPSTHPVAPEPGAVHDTASALLNFDGISYAKGASALRQLVAWLGEKDFLAGINDHFTRHRFGNATLADFLDSLARASTRDVHTWADTWLRTSGVDTLTPRVDARDEEPAPTAATREAAAGGATGVTATGATPAAEPAGAATTRPAGAAATPFAEDATASDATSPAGTTAAGPSVGAEPAGAAAGPFAAGVTASGATPPAGVTEAVPAATPLAAGATASDPTPPADATPAAEPAGAAATPLTTPPGPPATTDGTWRLALRHDGTRPHHLTLGLYDTAPGDDHALLLRDRVATDLPAGGGTRTLELPGRRPDLLLLNDGDLTYAKVRLDAASWDTALRALSGLPDALGRAVLWNAARDMVRDGELAPAAYLDAARAHLPYETDTAITGGVLAFARHQIADRYVFPAARPAALALLADLCRDVLARTESTAGGDSQGIRLTAVRTLVDSATDPGTLHAWLREGTVPGGPAGDAELRWRILHRLAVLGATTPAALDAELARDPSATGREGAARCHAALPDAAAKEAAWQAMYGRDDLSNYLFTATAQGFWQPEQLDLVRPYRDRYHPAAVALATRRGPALASLAGGHGFPYVLVEERTRELGEECLRTDGPTPALRRKLADQLDDLDRALRIRAAQG; this is translated from the coding sequence ATGCCCGTACTGACACGCGAAGAAGCGCAGACCCGAGCCCTGCTCCTCGACATCCACCGCTACGAGGTCGACCTCGACCTCACCCGCGGCGACGAGCTCTTCGGCTCCACCACCGTCATCCACTTCACCGCACGCCAGGCGGGCGACACCTTCGTCGAGCTCCGGCCGGCGGCCCTGCACCGCGCCACCCTCGACGGCCGGCCCCTCGACCCCGCCGCCCTCGACGACAACCGCCTGCCCCTGACCGGCCTCACCCCCGGCACGCACGAACTGCGCGTCGAGGCCGACATGCGCTACTCCCGCACCGGCGAGGGCATGCACCGCTTCACCGACCCCGCCGACGGCGAGACCTACCTCTACACCCAGGCGTTCCTCGAAGACGTCCAGCGCGTCTTCGCCGCCTTCGACCAGCCCGACCTCAAGGCCGTCCTCGACGCCACCGTCACCGCGCCCCCGGCCTGGACCGTCCTCGGCAACGCCGTCGCCGAACGCGTCGGCGACCCCGCCGAAGGCCGTTGGCGGCTCGCCACCACCCAACCCCTCAGCACCTACTTCATCGCCTTCGCCGCGGGCCCCTGGCACTCCGTCCGCACCGAGCACGCCGGCCTGCCCTTCGCCCTGCACTGCCGCCGCTCCCTCGCCGCCCACCTCGACGCGGACGCCGAGGAGATCCTCGACATCACCCGCCGCTGCTTCGACCGCTACCACGAGATCTTCGACGAGCCGTACCCCTTCGACTCCTACGACCAGGCGTTCGTCCCCGAGTTCAACGCAGGCGCCATGGAGAACCCCGGCCTCGTCACCTTCCGCGACGAGTTCGTCTTCCACTCCGCCGTCACCGACACCGAACGCCAGACGCGCGGCGTCGTGATCGCCCACGAGATGGCCCACATGTGGTTCGGCGACCTCGTCACCCTCCGCTGGTGGGACGACATCTGGCTCAACGAGTCCTTCGCCGAGTACATGGGCTACCAGGTCCTCTCCGAGGCCACCCGCTTCACCGGCACCTGGACCGACTTCGCCGTCGCCCGCAAGGGCTGGGGCTACGACGCCGACCAGCGCCCCTCCACCCACCCCGTCGCCCCCGAACCCGGCGCCGTCCACGACACCGCCTCCGCGCTCCTCAACTTCGACGGCATCTCCTACGCGAAGGGGGCCTCCGCCCTCCGCCAGCTCGTCGCCTGGCTCGGCGAGAAGGACTTCCTCGCCGGCATCAACGACCACTTCACCCGCCACCGCTTCGGCAACGCCACCCTCGCCGACTTCCTCGACTCCCTCGCCCGCGCCTCCACCCGCGACGTCCACACCTGGGCCGACACCTGGCTGCGCACGAGCGGCGTCGACACGCTCACCCCGCGCGTCGACGCACGGGACGAGGAACCGGCGCCCACGGCCGCCACACGGGAGGCCGCCGCGGGCGGCGCGACGGGCGTCACCGCGACGGGCGCGACCCCGGCGGCCGAGCCCGCGGGCGCCGCGACCACGCGGCCCGCCGGGGCTGCCGCGACGCCGTTCGCCGAGGACGCCACCGCTTCGGACGCCACCTCGCCGGCGGGCACCACCGCGGCCGGTCCCTCCGTGGGAGCTGAGCCCGCGGGCGCCGCCGCGGGACCGTTCGCCGCGGGCGTCACCGCTTCGGGTGCCACCCCGCCGGCAGGTGTCACCGAGGCCGTTCCCGCCGCGACCCCGCTTGCCGCGGGCGCCACCGCTTCGGATCCCACCCCGCCCGCAGACGCGACCCCGGCAGCCGAGCCCGCGGGCGCCGCCGCGACCCCGCTCACCACGCCCCCCGGCCCGCCCGCCACCACCGACGGCACCTGGCGCCTCGCCCTGCGCCACGACGGCACCCGCCCCCACCACCTGACCCTCGGCCTCTACGACACCGCCCCCGGCGACGACCACGCGCTCCTCCTCCGCGACCGCGTCGCCACCGACCTCCCCGCCGGCGGCGGCACCCGCACCCTGGAGCTCCCCGGCCGGCGGCCCGACCTGCTGCTCCTCAACGACGGCGACCTCACGTACGCCAAGGTCCGGCTCGACGCGGCCTCCTGGGACACCGCCCTGCGCGCCCTCTCCGGCCTCCCGGACGCCCTCGGCCGCGCCGTCCTCTGGAACGCCGCCCGCGACATGGTCCGCGACGGCGAGCTCGCCCCCGCCGCGTACCTCGACGCCGCCCGCGCCCACCTCCCGTACGAGACGGACACCGCGATCACCGGGGGCGTGCTCGCCTTCGCCCGCCACCAGATCGCCGACCGCTACGTCTTCCCGGCCGCGCGGCCCGCCGCCCTCGCCCTCCTCGCCGACCTCTGCCGCGACGTCCTCGCCCGCACGGAGAGCACGGCCGGGGGCGACAGCCAGGGCATCCGCCTGACCGCCGTCCGCACCCTCGTCGACAGCGCCACCGACCCCGGCACCCTCCACGCCTGGCTGCGCGAGGGCACCGTCCCCGGCGGGCCCGCCGGGGACGCCGAGCTGCGCTGGCGGATCCTGCACCGCCTCGCCGTCCTCGGCGCCACCACCCCCGCCGCCCTCGACGCCGAGCTGGCCCGCGACCCCAGCGCCACCGGGCGGGAAGGCGCGGCCCGCTGCCACGCGGCCCTGCCCGACGCCGCCGCCAAGGAAGCCGCCTGGCAGGCCATGTACGGGCGCGACGACCTCTCGAACTACCTCTTCACCGCCACCGCCCAGGGCTTCTGGCAGCCCGAGCAGCTCGATCTCGTACGCCCGTACCGCGACCGCTACCACCCCGCCGCCGTCGCCCTCGCCACCCGCCGCGGCCCCGCCCTCGCCTCGCTCGCCGGCGGCCACGGCTTCCCGTACGTCCTCGTCGAGGAGCGCACCCGCGAACTGGGCGAGGAGTGCCTCCGCACGGACGGCCCCACACCGGCCCTCCGCCGCAAGCTCGCCGACCAGCTGGACGACCTCGACCGCGCCCTGCGGATCAGGGCGGCCCAGGGGTAG
- the atpF gene encoding F0F1 ATP synthase subunit B → MAMNFLALDVGPLKPEPAPLVLAAVLFFLLFAVMAKVLLPRINKVLVEREKATEGRFDEAEATRAEAARVHAEYQELLAEARHEAARLRQESVEQGTAIIAELRAEGQRQREEIIAAGHAVIDAERAVAEAELREQVGVLATELAGRVVGEPVADFARDNGVVDRFLEELKTAEPSDVTGEKRA, encoded by the coding sequence ATGGCCATGAACTTTCTCGCTCTCGACGTAGGGCCGCTCAAGCCCGAGCCGGCGCCGCTCGTCCTCGCCGCCGTCCTCTTCTTCCTGCTCTTCGCCGTGATGGCGAAGGTCCTGCTGCCCCGGATCAACAAGGTCCTCGTCGAGCGCGAGAAGGCCACCGAGGGGCGTTTCGACGAGGCGGAGGCGACGCGTGCCGAGGCGGCCCGTGTCCACGCCGAGTACCAGGAGCTGCTGGCGGAGGCCCGCCACGAGGCCGCGCGCCTGCGCCAGGAGTCGGTCGAGCAGGGCACGGCGATCATCGCCGAGCTGCGCGCCGAGGGTCAGCGCCAGCGCGAGGAGATCATCGCCGCGGGTCACGCCGTGATCGACGCGGAGCGCGCGGTGGCGGAGGCCGAGCTGCGCGAGCAGGTCGGCGTGCTGGCCACGGAGCTGGCCGGCCGTGTCGTGGGTGAGCCGGTCGCGGACTTCGCGCGGGACAACGGCGTGGTCGACCGTTTCCTGGAGGAGCTGAAGACGGCGGAGCCGTCCGATGTGACGGGTGAGAAGCGGGCCTGA
- a CDS encoding lysine N(6)-hydroxylase/L-ornithine N(5)-oxygenase family protein produces the protein MSAPKPPNNTTGTPETPPNGSTSGTGTHPDTTPANGPRTTPDQPLDLAGIGIGPFNLSLAALAHGIPGLRTAFYDQTPTFRWHPGLLIDGTSLQVPYLADLVTLADPTSPWSFLNYLKTRERLYPFYFAERSHIQRAEYDAYCRWVSQSLPDLHFGHQIDALRWNPERNLFEIDYTQLDADGEAEALGRAYARNLVLGVGTTPHIPEPLRPLAEAPTVPVIHSADYLDHRERILAADHITVIGSGQSGAEVFLDLLRNRPAGREKLHWLARTPAFAPMEYSKLGLEQFTPDYTRYFHALPESVRNQLLPQQWQLHRGIAAGTLSDIHEELYRRSLHGGWPDTVLTPGVFVRTAGRVGTTRVELHLEHAQQGARSRITTDAVVLATGYRERRTETLLAALDPYIRRDHSDRPRIDEHHRLVLDPLVTGAVHVQNAEQHTHGVGTPDLGLAAWRSAVILNALMKKTVYPLPERTAFTTFGLEPRPQPRPQRTSSEDRRTIPRQLPVH, from the coding sequence ATGAGCGCCCCGAAACCACCGAACAACACCACCGGCACCCCCGAAACCCCGCCCAACGGCTCCACCTCCGGCACCGGCACCCACCCCGACACCACCCCCGCGAACGGCCCCCGCACCACCCCCGACCAGCCCCTCGACCTCGCCGGCATCGGCATCGGCCCCTTCAACCTCTCCCTCGCCGCCCTCGCCCACGGCATCCCCGGCCTCCGCACCGCCTTCTACGACCAGACCCCCACCTTCCGCTGGCACCCCGGCCTCCTCATCGACGGCACCAGCCTCCAGGTCCCCTACCTCGCCGACCTCGTCACCCTCGCCGACCCCACCAGCCCCTGGAGCTTCCTCAACTACCTCAAGACCCGGGAACGCCTCTACCCCTTCTACTTCGCCGAGCGCTCCCACATCCAGCGCGCCGAATACGACGCCTACTGCCGCTGGGTCAGCCAATCCCTCCCCGACCTCCACTTCGGCCACCAGATCGACGCCCTCCGCTGGAACCCCGAACGCAACCTCTTCGAGATCGACTACACCCAGCTCGACGCCGACGGCGAAGCCGAAGCCCTCGGCCGCGCCTACGCCCGCAACCTCGTCCTCGGCGTCGGCACCACCCCCCACATCCCCGAACCCCTCCGCCCCCTCGCCGAAGCCCCCACCGTCCCCGTCATCCACTCCGCCGACTACCTCGACCACCGCGAGCGCATCCTCGCCGCCGACCACATCACCGTCATCGGATCCGGCCAGTCCGGCGCCGAGGTCTTCCTCGACCTCCTCCGCAACCGCCCCGCCGGCCGCGAGAAACTCCACTGGCTGGCCCGCACCCCCGCCTTCGCCCCCATGGAATACAGCAAGCTCGGCCTCGAACAGTTCACCCCCGACTACACCCGCTACTTCCACGCCCTCCCCGAATCCGTCCGCAACCAGCTCCTGCCCCAGCAGTGGCAACTCCACCGCGGCATCGCCGCCGGCACCCTCTCCGACATCCACGAAGAGCTCTACCGCCGCAGCCTCCACGGCGGCTGGCCCGACACCGTCCTCACCCCCGGCGTCTTCGTCCGCACCGCCGGCCGCGTCGGCACCACCCGCGTCGAACTCCACCTCGAACACGCCCAGCAAGGCGCCCGCTCCCGCATCACCACCGACGCCGTCGTCCTCGCCACCGGCTACCGCGAACGCCGCACCGAGACCCTCCTCGCCGCCCTCGACCCCTACATCCGCCGCGACCACAGCGACCGCCCCCGGATCGACGAACACCACCGCCTCGTCCTCGACCCCCTCGTCACCGGCGCCGTCCACGTCCAGAACGCCGAACAGCACACCCACGGCGTCGGCACCCCCGACCTCGGCCTCGCCGCCTGGCGCAGCGCCGTCATCCTCAACGCCCTCATGAAGAAGACGGTCTACCCCCTCCCGGAGCGGACCGCCTTCACCACCTTCGGACTGGAACCGCGACCACAGCCACGACCCCAGCGCACCTCATCAGAAGACCGGCGCACCATCCCGCGTCAGCTTCCAGTCCACTGA